GATGCCGAGGCGGAAAAAAACGTCGCCCAGGCGGAGTTGCTGTCCGCCCGCGAGAGCAAGCAGGTGGCCAAGCTCGAACTGGCCTACGCCAACGCCCAATTGGGGCTGCGGGTAATCCATAGCCCGATCGACGGTATCGTCACCGAACAATTGATGTACCCCGGGGAAGTGGTCGAAGTCGGCGGTACCACGACTACAATTTTGAAATTAGCCCAGATCGATCCGTTACGGGTGAAAATGATATTGCCTTTGGCCTATTACACCCGGGTCAAACCGGGGATGCGCGCCGATATCGTCCCGGAAGCGCCGCTGGAGGGCCGCTATAATGTGGCGATCAATCTGGTGGACCAAGTCATCGACGCCGCCAGCGGCACGTTTCAGGTCCGCGCCGATTTATCCAATCCGTCCGGCAACCTGCCCGGCGGGGTCAAATGCAAGGCGACGCTGGCGTTGTAATCGATATCCGCAGCAATTCCGGCGGCGGGTCCGGCTAAAATCACACGCAGTAAAATAACTTAACCAGGAGAATGAGCAATGGCAACGCAATTACTGATTTACGAAAAAGTCGTACCGGTTTCCAAGGACCGCCACACCGGCTGGTCGGTCAAGGCCGGCAACGAGTATTCTTTTGCCAAACACGTCAATTCGGTGCCGATTTTGGCCGTCGAGTTCGCCAGTGCGGCCGACGAATACACTATCGTATTTGCCGGTAACGAAGAAGGCACGATGCCTATCGTGCTGCTGGGGATCAAGGAACGGGAAAACCTGTTCGTCAACGAAGCCAACCACTGGGACGCCAAATACGTGCCGGCCTTTCTCCGCCGTTATCCGTTCGTGTTCTCGGAAAGCGAAGACCGCTCGACGTTTACCTTGTGCATCGACGAGGATTTCGTCGGCTGCAACCAAGAGAATAAAGGCGAGCGCCTGTTCGATGCCGAAGGCGAAAGAACCCAATATCTGGACAACATGCTGCGTTTCGTCAACGAATACCAGGGCCAAAACCTGAGAACCCAGGCATTTTGCCAGAAACTGCGCGAACTGGATTTGCTGGAGCCGATGCAGGCCGAATTTACTTTGACTTCCGGCCAACGTTCGCGCCTGGCCGGATTCTTCGCGGTAAACCGCGAACGCCTGAAACGCCTGGCCGACGAGCAAGTGATCGATTTGTTCAAACTCGACGAATTGGAATTAATTTATCTGCACCTGCAATCGATGCGCAACTTTACCGGCATGTTGGAACGCAGTGCAGCGCACAATCCGGCGCCGGCCGCCGACGGCGACAAACCGGCCGAGGAAGCGGCTACCGGCCATGCGCCGGACGAAAAATTGCATTGATAGCGGTTGTAATTCGGTAAGGGATCGCAGCAATTCTGAGATTTTCTGACCGACGCAGCATCGAGGGAACTACCGAGCTATGACGTTGCTGCCCCGGCTGGTCAATGGCCGGGAACGGTCAACGACTTGCCGTTGTCGGCGGCGCCGAGTTTCAGCAAGAACGGCACCGCCGCCTCGGCCCAACTTTCCGCTGTCGGGTAATGCGCGGCAGCGGCACCGAAACAGGCCTGCAACATATCGGTGTCGATAATCCCCGGATTCAGCGCGACGGCCACCATGGTTGCGGGCAGTTCGGCGGCCAAGGCCTTGGTCAGCCCTTCTATGGCCCATTTGCTGGCGCAGTAGGGTGCTACGCCGGCCGCCACGCTGCGGCCCCATCCGGAACTAAAGTTGACGCAAACGCCGCGCTGCCGTTCCAGCATCGCCGGCAGGAATTGGCGGATAACGTTGGCGACGCCCTTGATGTTGATATCGACCAGCGCATCGAAACCCGCGGCCGGGATTTGCCATAACGGCTGCACCGGGTTGATGACCGCCGCGTTGTTCAGCAACAGGTCCGGAGCGCCGAACTCGGCGATGGCCGCTTGCGCCCACGCCGCCACCGCTGCGTCTTCAGCGACGTCGACCGTATCGAACCGGTGGTTGCTGCCGCATGCGGCAGCCAACTCGGCAATAGCGCCGGCGGAACGGCCGCAGCCGATGACGCGGTGGCCCAGAACGGCGAATTTCTCGGCCATAGCCCGGCCCAGGCCGCGAGTGGCACCGGTAATGACGACAGTCCTGGCTTCAACCATCAGCGTTCCCGCCAGTGTCGTTGGTTTGTTCGGCGTCTACCGGCAGCTCGATGCGTAGCGTCGTACCGCTGCCAATGCTGCTGCGTACCGTGATTTCGCCGCCGTGCTTTTTGACGATGCCGTAGGAAATCGTCAAGCCCAGCCCGGTGCCCTTGCCGACCGGTTTAGTCGTATAAAAGGCATCGAAAATTCGGCCCAATTGCTCGTCCGTCATCCCGCAGCCGGTATCGCCGATTTCGATCCAAACCTTGTCGCCGCCGCTGCCGGTGGCAACCGTGATTACGCCGTGTTTATCGATCGCATATGCGGCGTTGACCAGTAAATTGACGAAGACCTGATTC
Above is a window of Methylomonas koyamae DNA encoding:
- a CDS encoding efflux RND transporter periplasmic adaptor subunit; its protein translation is MTKTNEVNQRMKQATAMSGGRYRWVSGLLLAAWIPAFAAEVPGQATFDCLIEPSQLLEIRSPVTGLIDQVHAGRGDTVKRNTPLVSLESSVERAAAELAGVRAAMNGPLAVAESRLAHAIQSLNRRNALAQKNYSSAQERDDAEAEKNVAQAELLSARESKQVAKLELAYANAQLGLRVIHSPIDGIVTEQLMYPGEVVEVGGTTTTILKLAQIDPLRVKMILPLAYYTRVKPGMRADIVPEAPLEGRYNVAINLVDQVIDAASGTFQVRADLSNPSGNLPGGVKCKATLAL
- a CDS encoding SDR family oxidoreductase; this encodes MVEARTVVITGATRGLGRAMAEKFAVLGHRVIGCGRSAGAIAELAAACGSNHRFDTVDVAEDAAVAAWAQAAIAEFGAPDLLLNNAAVINPVQPLWQIPAAGFDALVDINIKGVANVIRQFLPAMLERQRGVCVNFSSGWGRSVAAGVAPYCASKWAIEGLTKALAAELPATMVAVALNPGIIDTDMLQACFGAAAAHYPTAESWAEAAVPFLLKLGAADNGKSLTVPGH
- a CDS encoding SapC family protein, whose amino-acid sequence is MATQLLIYEKVVPVSKDRHTGWSVKAGNEYSFAKHVNSVPILAVEFASAADEYTIVFAGNEEGTMPIVLLGIKERENLFVNEANHWDAKYVPAFLRRYPFVFSESEDRSTFTLCIDEDFVGCNQENKGERLFDAEGERTQYLDNMLRFVNEYQGQNLRTQAFCQKLRELDLLEPMQAEFTLTSGQRSRLAGFFAVNRERLKRLADEQVIDLFKLDELELIYLHLQSMRNFTGMLERSAAHNPAPAADGDKPAEEAATGHAPDEKLH